The sequence CAGGCCAGGAAATTGTATGAGCTGGTGAAAGCCGAGCTGGTGGATGTGCCCGCCGAAACCGAACGATTCAGGACGTATATCCAGGAATATATTTCAGCTAACGGCAGGCATTATGAAAACCAACCGCCGGTAATTCACATGCCAGTGAGGCGTAAAGTATGGATGTGGACAGCCGTGGCGATCCTTGGTTTTATGCTGGGCGCCGGCGGTTATTTATTGTACCTGGATAAGCCTGCCACGGGGACTGCCCGGCCTGCACAACAAAAAGGACAGCTCAATAATGATGTGGCCCCGGGTGGCAATAAAGCGGTGCTTACGCTGGCAGATGGTTCGCAGATCGTACTGGATAGTGCTGATAACGGAACGCTATCGCAACAAGGCAATGTAAAAGTGATCAAATTAAACAGTGGCCAGTTGTCGTACCAGCAAACAGCTAAACCGGTGACAGCCGTGCTTTATAATACAGTAAGCACGCCCAGGGGCGGACAATATAAGATCATGCTTGCTGATGGTACGGTTGTATGGTTAAATGCTGCCTCTTCTATCCGTTATCCGGCTGCTTTTGCAGGCAATGAGCGAAGGGTAGCCATCACCGGTGAAGCTTATTTTGAAGTTGTAAGAAATGCAGCCATGCCTTTTAAGGTGGATGTACAAGGGATGGAAATAGCCGTGCTGGGCACTCATTTTAATGTTAACAGCTACGATGATGAACCCAGTATCCGAACCACACTTATAGAAGGAGCTGTTTCGATAAAACAGCAGGCGGCTGTTGCTTTTATGAAGCCCGGTGAACAGGTGCAGGTGACAAAGGCCGGCGAGATGAAAACGATACCGCATGCCAATGTAGAAGCAGCTATTGCCTGGAAAAACGGCCTGTTCCAATTTAACCATACCAGCCTGGATGAAGTATTGCGCCAATTAGTAAGGTGGTATGATGTGGAAGTTGAATTTCAGGGGAAGTCACCCACACAGCGGTTTGGCGGTGAGATACCGATGGACAGCGATCTCTCTGAGGTTTTAAAGATATTAAACTATAGCAGGGTAAAATTTTCGATCGAGCACAAAAAAATTATTATAAGATCTTAAAACTGGTATAAGTAGGTAGAAAGTAAAAGTTTTAAAGGCTGATCCAAAAAAAAGCCCGTCCCGATAGCTATCGGGACGGAGCAAACCAGGAGTGCGGGAACACTCCTGGCGAAATTCCTGGGTCAACCTGAAAAACGAATCCGGTAAGACTGTTTTATTCATTGTTCAACCCAAAACTCAAAGGTATGCATTTCAAGGCTCCTTGCCAACCCCGGCATGTCATGCCGGGGCCTATCACCAAAACACTGCTTGTTATGAAATTAACAGCAATCTTTCTATTGGCCACTGCCCTGCAGGTAAGCGCCACCGGGTTCTCCCAAAAAGTAAGCTTATCCCTAAAGGATGCTTCCCCGGAAAGAGTATTTCGTGAAATCAAAAAGCAAACAGGGTATGTATTTTTTTATGATGAGGATGTTTTGCAAAAGACTGAAAAGGTAAGCATTCACGTGCAGAATGTTACGCTGGAAGAGGCGCTTGCCCTCATTTTAAAAAAACAGCCGCTGGAGTACAATATTATCAAAAGGACCATTGTATTGCGGCTAAAAGCACCCTACACCGAAGTAAAAGAAATAAGTCCGCCACCCCTTTTGCCTGTTAAGGGAAAGGTAACTGATGAAAATGGCAATCCGCTGCCGGGCGCCACGGTAAAAGTAAAAGGATCTTCTTTAAAGGAACATGTTTCACTGACCAATACAGCAGGAGAGTTTTCACTGAATGTTCCGGCTGATGCCGTGCTGGAAGTTTCTTACGTTGATTTTGTAACACAGGAAATAAGCGTGAGCGGGCAAAGGGATTTTCATGTACAGTTGAAAAAGGCCGACAAAGGAATGGATGAAGTGGTGGTGGTTGGATTTGGCACACAGAAGAAAGCCAGCGTGGTGGGCGCTGTACAATCTATTAAACCGGCAGAGCTCCGGTTGCCCAGCAGCCAGCTATCCAACTCTTTTGCCGGAAGGTTGGCAGGGGTAATCGCTTATCAACGTACAGGCGAACCCGGCGCCGACGGGTCGTCCTTTTATATCCGCGGCATTTCCACCTTCAGTGGCGCTACGAACCCGCTGATCGTACTGGATGGTGTTGTAGTCAACGCAGGTGAATTAAATGCCCTGGCGCCGGAAGTCATTGAAAGCTTTTCTATCCTTAAAGATGCTACGGCTACTGCGGTGTATGGGTCAAGAGGGGCCAATGGGGTAATGATCGTGACCACCAAAAGGGGGCGGAATATTGATAAACCCCGTGTGAACATCCGCATCGAAAATTCGGTGTCTACCCCCACCACTGTTCCTGAATTTGCAGATGGGGCCCGTTTCATGGAGCTCTATAATGAAGCGGTAACCGGCCGTGGTACCGGTGAAATACCCTACTCCAAAGATAAAATTGAGGGTACAAGAGCAAAACTTGATCCTTATTTATTTCCGGATGTGGACTGGTATGATGAAATGTTCAAGCCCTATGCCATGAATCAAACTGTGAATATTAACGTGATGGGTGGAGGGCAGAAAGTGGATTATTTTTTGAGCGCCACCCTGAATAATGATAATGGGGTATTAAGAAAATTAAATGTGAACAGCTATGATAATAATATCAATGTAAAAAGGTATTCTTTTCAGAACAACATCCATGTTGATTTTACCAAAAGCACATCGTTGTCGCTAAAGCTCAATTCATTTCTTCGTGATTACCATGGACCGTCTGTAAGTCCTCAAACTATTTTTGGACAGGTAATGGGTGCTAACCCGGTAGATTTCCCGCTGATGTTTCCCAGCGAGGAGGGCAGCAAGAGCATCCGGTTTGGCGGTAAGAGCGGTGGCCGTTTCAATGATGGCTTCATCAACCCCTTTGCCGAAATGCAAAAAGGGTATACTGATAATTTCCAAAGTTCGATCACGGCGGTTGTAGACGGACAACAAAAACTGGATCTCGTTACCAAAGGGCTTTCGTTCAAAGCCCTGGCATCGTTTAAGAACTGGAGCAATGGTGGCACCACCAGGGAAAGAGGCGTGAACCAATACCAGGCCTCCAATATTGTCAAAAAACCTGATGGCACTTTTACTTATGATATTACAAGAGTAGGGACCGTTCAAAATGAAGTGTTGTCGACATCCGGAAGTACAAGCGGGGACCGGCAGATCTATTTTCAGACCTCCTTTGATTATAACAGAACATTTGGGCCACATACTGTAAGCGGGTTGTTCTTATACAATCAGCAGGAGTTTAGTAATAACGGCTCTACCACGCTTATCGGCTCCTTACCGAAAAGGATACAGGGGCTGGCAGGAAGGGTAACGTATGCCTTTGATAATACTTACCTGCTGGAGTTCAATGCAGGCTATAACGGTTCGGAGAATTTTGCCAAAAACCACCGCTATGGTTTATTCCCTTCTGCGGCAGCCGGCTATGTGGTGAGTAATGAAAAATTCTGGGCGAAAATTGCACCGGTAATAAGCCTGCTGAAATTAAGAGGCTCATGGGGCCTGGTAGGAAATGACCAGATTGGCGGGGACAGGTTTGTATACCTTTCCGATATCGATCTTGGCGGCCAGGGCTATACTACGGGCATTGGACAGGACTATACCAGGAACGGACCTACGTATAATCGCTTTGCCAATGAAAATATCACCTGGGAAGTGGCAGAAAAAGTGAACCTGGGTATCGACCTTCAGTTGTTCAATAAAATAAATATTGTGTTCGATATTTTCCGGGAGAACAGGTCTGACATATTCCTGCAAAGACAGGGTATCCCGGATTTCCTGGGCACACAGGGCACAAGTGTATATGGAAATCTTGGGAAGGTACGCAACGAGGGATTCGATGCATCCTTGGATTATTCGGGCAAGATCAACAAGGACCTGTCTTTTACTGTGAAAGGAACTTTCACCTATGCGCACAATACGGTATTGGACTATGACGAACCGGCATTCTATAAGTATAAAAACCTTTCCCGCATAGGGTATCCGGTCAATTCGCTACTCGGCTACTCGGCTCACCGCTTGTTTATTGACCAGGCTGAAGTTGATGCAAGCCCTTTGCAACAGATCGGTGGTTTTGTTACCGGTGGGGATATTAAATACTTTGACGTCACCAACCACATTGATGGGTTAAATATGATCAACAGCGATGACCGCATCCGCATGGGTTATCCAACAGTGCCCGAAATTGTATATGGCTTCGGGGCTTCTTTCCGCTACAAGAAGTTTGATGTATCATTTTATTTCCAGGGTGTGGCCAGAACATCGTTTTTCCTGAGCGGGTTCCATCCATTCGGTACGAGTGACATACGCAATGTATTAACCTTCATTGATGAAGATCACTGGAGCCCTAAAAATCCCGATATCTGGGCAAGCTATCCCAGGCTGAGTAAGCTGGAGAATCCCAATAATACGGCCAACTCTTCCTATTGGCTGAGAGACGGATCTTTTCTGAAGCTCAGGAATGCGGAAATAGGATACAACCACAAGTTTCTCAGGGTGTACCTGAGCGGATATAATTTATTGACCTTTTCAAAGTTCAAGCTCTGGGACCCGGAGCAGGGTGGCGGGAATGGTTTGGGGTATCCCACACAAAAAGTAGTGAATGTAGGTGTTCAAATGGGATTCTAAAATTTAAATAGTATGAAACTAAAAAATATTGTCCTCTTGTTGTTGGTTGCCGGAGTCATAACAAGCGGGTGTAAAAAATACCTGGATATTGTTCCGGATGAAAGACCAACGGAAGAAGATGCGTTCAAAGATATATACGCAGCGGAAAACTTTTTGTATTCCTGTTATGCGCCTTTGCCAAATCCAAGGGCAAGTGTTAACTCCATCGACCTGATGACCACCGATGAAGTGGTAACGGCTTTTGAGCATGAAACATTTGCCCAATTCCCCAAAGGCACGTTTACGGCCTCGAATACAGTCATTTCTTATTGGAGTACTTTGTATAAAGGGATCAGGCAGTGTTATATCCTGATCGCCAATGTGGATAAAACGCCCGGCCTGGCTGAGGAAGACAAAGCCCTTTATAAGGCAGAAGCGAAGTTCCTGATCGGGTATTATCATTTT comes from Paraflavitalea devenefica and encodes:
- a CDS encoding TonB-dependent receptor produces the protein MKLTAIFLLATALQVSATGFSQKVSLSLKDASPERVFREIKKQTGYVFFYDEDVLQKTEKVSIHVQNVTLEEALALILKKQPLEYNIIKRTIVLRLKAPYTEVKEISPPPLLPVKGKVTDENGNPLPGATVKVKGSSLKEHVSLTNTAGEFSLNVPADAVLEVSYVDFVTQEISVSGQRDFHVQLKKADKGMDEVVVVGFGTQKKASVVGAVQSIKPAELRLPSSQLSNSFAGRLAGVIAYQRTGEPGADGSSFYIRGISTFSGATNPLIVLDGVVVNAGELNALAPEVIESFSILKDATATAVYGSRGANGVMIVTTKRGRNIDKPRVNIRIENSVSTPTTVPEFADGARFMELYNEAVTGRGTGEIPYSKDKIEGTRAKLDPYLFPDVDWYDEMFKPYAMNQTVNINVMGGGQKVDYFLSATLNNDNGVLRKLNVNSYDNNINVKRYSFQNNIHVDFTKSTSLSLKLNSFLRDYHGPSVSPQTIFGQVMGANPVDFPLMFPSEEGSKSIRFGGKSGGRFNDGFINPFAEMQKGYTDNFQSSITAVVDGQQKLDLVTKGLSFKALASFKNWSNGGTTRERGVNQYQASNIVKKPDGTFTYDITRVGTVQNEVLSTSGSTSGDRQIYFQTSFDYNRTFGPHTVSGLFLYNQQEFSNNGSTTLIGSLPKRIQGLAGRVTYAFDNTYLLEFNAGYNGSENFAKNHRYGLFPSAAAGYVVSNEKFWAKIAPVISLLKLRGSWGLVGNDQIGGDRFVYLSDIDLGGQGYTTGIGQDYTRNGPTYNRFANENITWEVAEKVNLGIDLQLFNKINIVFDIFRENRSDIFLQRQGIPDFLGTQGTSVYGNLGKVRNEGFDASLDYSGKINKDLSFTVKGTFTYAHNTVLDYDEPAFYKYKNLSRIGYPVNSLLGYSAHRLFIDQAEVDASPLQQIGGFVTGGDIKYFDVTNHIDGLNMINSDDRIRMGYPTVPEIVYGFGASFRYKKFDVSFYFQGVARTSFFLSGFHPFGTSDIRNVLTFIDEDHWSPKNPDIWASYPRLSKLENPNNTANSSYWLRDGSFLKLRNAEIGYNHKFLRVYLSGYNLLTFSKFKLWDPEQGGGNGLGYPTQKVVNVGVQMGF
- a CDS encoding FecR family protein, coding for MNPGTNQIEALLSDESFLKYCGGDEQEKLYWESQLQQNPALSKQAEQARKLYELVKAELVDVPAETERFRTYIQEYISANGRHYENQPPVIHMPVRRKVWMWTAVAILGFMLGAGGYLLYLDKPATGTARPAQQKGQLNNDVAPGGNKAVLTLADGSQIVLDSADNGTLSQQGNVKVIKLNSGQLSYQQTAKPVTAVLYNTVSTPRGGQYKIMLADGTVVWLNAASSIRYPAAFAGNERRVAITGEAYFEVVRNAAMPFKVDVQGMEIAVLGTHFNVNSYDDEPSIRTTLIEGAVSIKQQAAVAFMKPGEQVQVTKAGEMKTIPHANVEAAIAWKNGLFQFNHTSLDEVLRQLVRWYDVEVEFQGKSPTQRFGGEIPMDSDLSEVLKILNYSRVKFSIEHKKIIIRS